A stretch of Acidimicrobiales bacterium DNA encodes these proteins:
- a CDS encoding AMP-binding protein, producing MTADLHARARDTPDRATFLVDEHGSLTYGELRDRAGRLAGLLDAENVSATGRVVLMSAEPRHVAAVLTAVVGSGRTLAVVDPSARPRELHHAVGLVEPELIVVDRTAVESSGAAQCGVALLPLDAVARPTMASRLLGRRKSAGPADELTERLAGIEPVAVDSAGDAASIALIMFTSGSSAAPKGVLLSRRALSVHLESLRRALDHDATVIHNVLPLHHSDGLVQGPLQAWVNGGTWVRPGAFSVGALPEIVDAVYTHRVTHMITVPTILALLDRLGADFHDAFRTDDFRSIVSNAAPLGERLWRRIEDQFGVTVCNSYGLTETVTSSLLSGPTAETGRAVGTVGRPLDATISIVREDGAPAAHGEVGELVIEGDHLFSGYLGDPAATAAVFDGTRFRTGDLARRTDDGAFVIVGRASRMIITAGTNVAPDEVDDVVGAAPGVVESCTVGLDDAVWGERVVTAVTAGDPFDPAAVLSYCRGQLAPEKVPREVVRLEALPRTPAGKIDARAVAVTLAELDRVAVTGSSVDETVLELAATVLGVDVAALSLGSDIDATPGWDSLAHMELVAAVEEHWTIELSNTAVIGIRSLGDIVECVRDQLPT from the coding sequence ATGACCGCCGACCTCCACGCCCGCGCCCGCGACACCCCGGACCGCGCGACGTTCCTCGTCGACGAGCACGGCTCCCTCACCTACGGCGAGCTGCGCGACCGGGCCGGTCGCCTGGCCGGGTTGCTCGACGCCGAGAACGTGAGCGCGACCGGACGGGTCGTGCTCATGAGCGCCGAACCCCGTCACGTCGCCGCGGTGCTCACGGCCGTCGTCGGGTCCGGCCGCACGCTCGCCGTTGTCGACCCCTCGGCCCGACCCCGCGAACTCCACCATGCCGTCGGACTCGTGGAACCCGAGCTCATCGTCGTCGACCGCACGGCCGTCGAGTCGAGCGGCGCGGCCCAGTGCGGTGTGGCGCTGCTGCCCCTCGACGCCGTCGCTCGGCCCACCATGGCGTCGCGGCTCCTCGGTCGCCGGAAGTCCGCCGGTCCGGCCGACGAACTGACGGAGCGGCTCGCGGGGATCGAACCGGTCGCGGTCGACTCGGCGGGCGACGCGGCGTCGATCGCCCTGATCATGTTCACCTCCGGCTCGAGCGCCGCGCCGAAGGGCGTCCTGCTCAGCCGGCGGGCGCTGTCGGTGCACCTCGAGAGTCTGCGCCGGGCGCTCGACCACGACGCGACCGTCATCCACAACGTGCTCCCGCTCCATCACAGCGACGGGCTCGTGCAGGGTCCGCTCCAGGCGTGGGTCAACGGCGGCACGTGGGTCCGGCCCGGCGCGTTCTCGGTCGGGGCGCTGCCGGAGATCGTCGACGCCGTGTACACGCACCGGGTGACCCACATGATCACCGTGCCGACGATCCTGGCGTTGTTGGATCGGCTCGGCGCGGACTTCCACGATGCGTTCCGCACCGACGACTTCCGCTCGATCGTCTCGAACGCCGCACCGCTCGGCGAGCGTCTCTGGCGTCGGATCGAGGACCAGTTCGGGGTGACCGTGTGCAACAGCTACGGCCTCACGGAGACGGTCACGAGCAGCCTGCTGAGCGGGCCGACGGCCGAGACCGGCCGTGCCGTCGGGACGGTGGGTCGACCACTGGACGCGACCATCTCCATCGTGCGCGAGGACGGTGCACCTGCGGCCCACGGGGAGGTCGGCGAACTCGTCATCGAGGGCGACCATCTCTTCTCCGGGTATCTCGGCGACCCGGCGGCGACCGCGGCCGTGTTCGACGGCACCCGCTTCCGTACCGGCGACCTCGCCCGCCGGACCGACGACGGGGCGTTCGTCATCGTCGGTCGTGCGTCACGGATGATCATCACGGCCGGCACCAACGTCGCCCCGGACGAGGTGGACGACGTGGTCGGTGCCGCTCCGGGCGTCGTCGAGTCGTGCACCGTGGGCCTCGACGACGCCGTGTGGGGAGAGCGTGTCGTCACCGCCGTGACGGCGGGCGACCCCTTCGACCCGGCCGCCGTGCTCTCGTACTGCCGGGGGCAGCTCGCGCCGGAGAAGGTTCCTCGGGAGGTGGTGCGGCTGGAGGCCCTGCCCCGGACTCCGGCCGGAAAGATCGACGCGCGGGCGGTCGCGGTGACGCTCGCCGAGCTCGACCGGGTCGCGGTGACCGGCAGCTCGGTCGACGAGACGGTGCTGGAGCTCGCCGCGACGGTGCTCGGTGTCGACGTCGCGGCGTTGTCGCTCGGCAGCGACATCGATGCCACGCCGGGTTGGGACTCGCTCGCGCACATGGAGCTCGTGGCCGCGGTCGAGGAGCACTGGACGATCGAGTTGTCCAACACCGCGGTGATCGGCATCCGATCGCTCGGTGACATCGTGGAATGCGTTCGGGATCAGCTGCCCACGTGA